One Archocentrus centrarchus isolate MPI-CPG fArcCen1 chromosome 14, fArcCen1, whole genome shotgun sequence DNA window includes the following coding sequences:
- the tmem248 gene encoding transmembrane protein 248 encodes MVYLLNPIENLRSYINNRPPLVIFMISVSAVAIAFLTIGYFFKIKEIKSPELTEDWNTFLLRFNELDFCVSENETIKHGLNESTTPESMVVTSGQARSSTQVPLLLEDSGPINISVPITLTLDPQRPFGGYSRNITHLYATVLGQQVGLSEHVKPNNHLAVHRKLAPPNNAAGFHFIEA; translated from the exons ATG gTGTACCTGTTAAATCCTATAGAGAACCTGAGAAGCTACATCAATAACCGTCCACCTCTGGTCATTTTTATGATCAGTGTCAGTGCGGTGGCCATCGCCTTCCTGACCATCGGTTATTTCTTCAAGATTAAAGAGATCAAGTCTCCAGAGTTGACAGAG GACTGGAACACTTTTCTGCTGCGTTTCAATGAGCTGGACTTTTGTGTGTCAGAGAATGAAACGATAAAGCACGGCCTGAATGAGTCGACCACGCCGGAGAGCATGGTGGTGACTAGCGGCCAGGCTCGTTCCAGCACCCAGGTTCCCCTGCTGTTGGAGGACTCGGGTCCCATTAACATCTCAGTCCCCATCACCCTCACGTTGGACCCTCAGCGCCCATTCGGAGGGTATTCTCGCAATATCACCCACCTGTATGCCACAGTGCTGGGGCAGCAAGTAGGCCTCTCAG AGCATGTAAAGCCAAACAACCACCTGGCCGTCCACCGGAAACTGGCACCTCCCAACAACGCTGCCGGCTTCCATTTTATTGAGGCTTAG